ATTCCAGGTATCAAGGTCATTGAAGGTGATGCGAATCATTTGGCGACATTGATTGCACCTGAAATAAAGGAGAAAGTCGGCGTTGTGGTTTCCGCAATTCCCTTGATGTATCTTGATGAAACCTTGCGCAAGTCCTTGATGAAGGCTGCTTTTTCCGTGTTAAGGCCAAACGCAAAAATCGTTCATGTCACTTATAATCCTAAATCTCCTTTAACCTTCTGGAGTGGTTTAAAACAAAATCGAGTCGGTGCGACTTGGTTCAATTTGCCACCCGGTTTTGTCTGGCAGTTTCAAGAATAATGCTGTATACCGCTCAAGCCAAAAGAGATGAGAATTTGCTATTCTTCAGACGCCTGTTGAAAAATCCGAAGGCTCTAGGAGCCTTGGCACCAAGCTCCCTTGCTTTATCCAATTTTATTTGTCGACATGTTGAAGCAACGCCTGATAGTTACGTTGTGGAAATAGGGGCAGGTACAGGTCGATTTACGAGATCTTTGTTGAACAATGGGATCAATCCAGCCCAACTTTTTGTGGTTGAAATGGATGCGGAACTTTGTGAGTATTTGAGCCTCCATTTTTCCCAAGTGACCGTCATTAATGGCGATGCAAGTAAGTTGCTTGAGATTCTCCCCCCTCATATCATTGGAAAGGTGAGCACCGTCATCTCTGGCATTCCTTTGGTGAATTTGTCCGCCACCCTTCAAGCTGGGATTGCGGATGCCTGTTTTGCCGTGTTGGCGGAAGGGGGTCGCATGCTGCAATTCACCTATGGGCCTATTTCTCCCCTGTCCAGCAGGAAGTTGGGGCTTCACAAAAAGCGCCTCGGTCATGTGTTATGGAATTTCCCCCCGGCCGTGATTTGGGCCTATAAACGCGGCGGGGTGGACGAAAAGAAACCGCAAATCTTTAAACGTCGCTTACGCTATTTTCGTCGAAAGATGGGGCTTAAAGCTAAGCCCTCCTAATCAAGTTGTCTCATTCTACTTATCTCCTTGAAATTTCCGAATAACCTTCACGACAGGCGGGGCTGCATAAAAGTTGAGAAAATCTTCCATGGTTAACCCATCTTCAGATTCAATAGTCAAGAGGTCTGGATCAGCCGATACAGCTTCTTCTATAATAGAGGCGTTTTCACCACTCATCATGAGATGCACAAAGTAGGGCAGGCCTCGACTTTTCCATTCTGTTTTTCTGAGGTGTTTTAAGTTTTGTGTAACCAAAATGCTCAAAGCAGGTTTGGGTAAGAATTGAATCGAAGCCAAGAAAAAATCTTCATCATTGTGTTGCCATAGAAACAACCATGGTACTAAGTGAGTCAATAGGCGAAGATCTTTTGTAGGCTTCGTTTTTATGAGGGAAATGAATTGGGCGGTTTCAAATCCATAAAGAAGCTTAGGGGCGTCTTTAGGGTCGAGAAAGGCCTGCATTTGAAGAACCATGTCAACAGGATTCTCGGCATGAAGGGCGAACGTGAAGGGATGTCTAAAGTAAAAGTAGGAGTCACCGTCCTTTTCGCAAAAGTCCGTTTCTTCGGCAAATTCACTGGCGCCGCCTGGGTAAAGTCTTTTCAAGATCTGCGGTACAAATGCGGTACAGGGTTTCGTTAAAAATAAATTAAGCGAGCTTCGCAATGCCTTTGAATTGTGGGGGGCGTTTAAGAGTTCATTAATGAGGGCCAAATCGGGACAAGTAATTTTAGTGAATACAGTTGCTACCATAGCGCACCAATTCTTTTCAAGGAATTGTACATAACTGGACACCCCACCCGTGATGTCCGCATATTGTACATGTCCTCCAAAAATTTGGAGGTATTTATTTATAAATGCCATAACCTCTTTTTCTTCCTCTTTATGAAGGGGGGGCATAATGGCCATATGGGCATAGATCTCTGGATTTGCCTCTGTTAAAGAAAAAGTTCTAAATCTCCTTAACCATTCCTCTTTGTCTTCCGTCCATTTCCTTTCATGGGCTGCAAGACATGTTTTGACTTCAGCAAACTGAGGAAATTCTTCAAGAGACTCATCTAATTCGGCTGTCCAATATTCACTCGGGGTCTTTACGTATTGTGTTGTCATGCCTTTAGGGATATCTGAAAGAAGCATCAAAACGGTTCTCCTTTTCTTATTTCCCTGAAAGAAAGAGTTTTCATTTTCTCGAGGAAATTGTTTGTGAATTTGGGCAACGGCACCCAGCATTTGAAATTGGTTATTCAAACCATCTTCCGATGTTGTACGACCCCACATTTTGGAAAAGATATCAAAGGCAGATCTGCTTTCATTCGTCTCGTTCTCGTCGTTTTGACCATTTTCTGCGCGAAGAGCCTGAAGTAATTCCTGGCGCCAAGCATACATTTTTGAGCGATGGCTTTCGATCTTCCCATCAAAGATTCTCATTAACTGCAATTTTTTTATTTTGTGGTCACATAGATCCAAAAGACGCGCATCGGGGCATGTCATTCTAAGCTCGTTGAGGTCTTGACCGGGCTGCAGGGAGGCGAGTTTCATCGTCCATTGACGATTTTCTGAATGACTCATGGGATCTTTAACTTGCCAATACTTGGAGATATCTCTTGGGTTTTTGCCAAATAGGTCAAGGTAGGGTGGGTAGGAATCTTCTTTGATGGAGAATCCATTTTCCAAACAAAGGGTGGTGACCTCACTTAAAGCCGTCGCCGAACGCCCCTCTAAATATCCTTGTTGAAAGGCGCCAAGAAGTCTTAAACCCTTGCTATTTCGGACTTGAAATATCTTCGTTTGCGTCTTCAAGTAGTCCACCAGATCTCGACAGAGGCGATTTTTCCAGTCAATGAGGTCAAAGAGATAGGGGCTCCCCGAATCACTGACTTGTAAAAGGGGTTCTTCTCCTTCTTTACATTTTAAGATCTGAAGAAATAGGAGTTGATGAGGTAAACAATGGCTCGTTGAATCTTGCACCACCAAAATCCCATGAAGATAATTTAAAATTTCTCGAGGCGTAAACCAACCTTTCGGAAAGAAAATTTCCGTAAAAAGCCAGCCGGCAATTTGGATTAACTTTGTTGAAAATATCTGCGCTCGAACATACTCCTTAAGACCTTCAGGCTGAGGAGCGATTTTGAAAAGATTGACCAACTGGGCGATTTTAACTGTGGGATCTGTTCTGTCGCTTAAACTAGAAAATATATCTTTTGGTTGTTGCAATCGATGTATTGTAAACACAGACTTATCGTTAAAGCCTAACTGTTTATTTTTTATATAACCGATGATAAAGTTATAGGATTCGAGCCACCGAGAATCTAAACAAATCCGTGCCCATTTGGATAACTCATCACGCGTAAGCTTGAGTTCAAGTCGCTCTTTGAGATCTTCAAATAAGAAACGGAGCATGTCAGGACAATTGCTTTTCAGAGCAGCAAACAGAAATGTTTCTTTAAGATGTTCTGATTCAACAAAAATTTCAGGATCAATGTCTAAGTATTCTTTAACGGCTGCAACATGTCCATGGCGAACCAGGTGCAATAAGCCTTCTGCGGATGCTTTCTCAGCGAGTTCATGTCCCGTAACACCTCTGTAAATGAGTTGATGGAGCCGTTTGGCAACGGGGTAATCTTGAAAACACCCTACCATGACCGAGTTTCCTTCCGATAACCATTCCGCCACCATGGCAAGGGAAACCAAGTGCATTTGTCGTTTGTACTTTTGTTCCAATCCTTCTTTCCAGGCAAAACGATTAAACGCTTTGACACGAACATTTTTTGGATCGAACATAATATCAGGATGAAGCAGAATGCGCACCTCTGGGACTAAATTTCTCTTTTGGTCTTTTGCCTGGTCAAAGTGTTCGGGAGAGACATTTTGACGATCATGTTCTGCCTTTACGTTGTCACACACATCCTGCGTGGTGAGGGTCGTTTCTGTTTCAGAATGCTTGCCTTCACGTGTATAGGGGCTCCCACCCCCATAAGCGGGATAGGTGTGTGTAGCAAAAATCTCAGGATTCACCTGGAGAGCAAGCATCACGCTGTTCGGATGATCCTTGTGAGCATTTGCAATAAATTGTTGAAAGAGGGATTCGAAATAGATATTGGTTGGATTCCCAAAGCCACAAAGAGCAAGGGCTTCCTGAATTGCAAAGCTCAACTCGGGTGGTTTAACACAATGGTTATTCATAAGGTATTCTAGTGAAGAGGAAGTTGTTAGTGTGTTTTTGAAACCTGCAAGAAGGAAGAAGTTCGCACATAAAATTAAATTTTGCCTAGGATTTTGGTGGGCCTGTTGCCGATCATAGTCTTGATAACCAAACATTCGAATGACATCGGCCATGGTTTTGACACCTTTGAAGTAGATGTCGGTGCCTCTGAGAGCTGCCGGACCCTCGAGAAAAGAAGCACGCATGAATTGTCGCAAGCTTGTGAAAGTTTGGAAGATGCTGTGCAAATCTTGGGTGGTGGCATGGTAAAAGGTTTGCCAAGAGGGTTGGGAGCGTTCCCATTTCAAAATAGATTTTACAACGGCTCGATCAGAGGCCAAAGCTGTTACGTCTCTTTTTCCATCCGACTTGCCATCTTGCCCATAATAGAGATCGAAGAACGTGCCGACATTTCGTGTATCAGCTGCATCTTGGGGGTCTAGACATTCGACAAAGTCTTCTGGTGTTTTGTAATCGGGTCCCAAATTGATCTTTAGGAACATATTACTAAAAGAAACCATGCCTTCATTGGTCACTTCAGGCGTTGAGTTATTGGAAAACTTTTGTTTGAGGTCAATAAGGGCACCCAAATGTGCGGAAACTGCTTTTGAGAAAATTAAAGAATCTTCAGGGGTGTCGAAAGAAACTGCTTCATGGTTGTTCTCTTGAAATTGATCATAAGAATCTTTGTTTTGCCAAAAGTAAATCCATCTATCCTTGTATTCCTGACATCTAGCCTCAAAACTCTGCTTTGATTCATCTTCTAATTGAACGGGTCGAATCGGGATCGGCGATTTTCTCATATTCTCTTGGGCTAAGGCTTGGAGCTTAGGCAAAGCACCAGGGTCCACGACGACTTCTGGCCAATTGTTTGAGGGCATAGGCGCCAAGTGAGAATTATTGGCATGTCCCGATCCAACAAGGTAGAGACGATTAATAAAAGGGCGAACTTTTCGAGAAAACCGATTAATTTTTTTATTCACCTGCAGGCTTTCTAGAAATATGATTCCAGCAGGCGTTGAAAGCGTTGTAAATAGTTCGGGGTAGACTTCAATGGTTTTGTCCTCCTGAACCGTGATCATTGGATTCCCCGACTGAACGGCCTCTAACAGAAGGCTGGCCTTAACCCATATCACATCCGTCACTTCGCGACCGGTGGGAGGGGCATTTTGTAACCTATCCAGAAAGACTTTTTCATCTAAGCGTTGGACTTGTTGCCAGTACAATCTGTGCAAGAGTGATCCAGTGTAAGTATCAATAAAAGGTTGATCTTGTAGGAGAAGGGGATGGTGGCAATACAAGTGATTTGACTCTTCGTCAGATTCAAAAGATGCCGTATGGGCGAGGGTTGGTTCATCCCCGCGTTGTTCATCGCTGGATCCCCCATAATTTCCCCAATATCCCTTTTCTTTATTTTGACTATCTGTTCGACGGGCTAGATGGATAAGATCTTGATCATAGTGTAGAATTCCAGACGCTGTTCGACCCATTTGAGGACGAAACGTTCTTTTGGCTGGTGCTGATGAAAAACGACGCAATGTTTCTCTTCGGGCGTCTATATTTTCTACGGTGTCCAATTGCATGGCAAAGCAAGGGGATAGGGATTGTAAGAGAAAGCACAAACTTAACACTGTAGAGAATAATTTCTTTAGCAACATTGTGTTTCCCTTTCAAGAAATGGAGTTCTTCTGCTTTATAGAAGTCCGGGCTAGTATTTTATAAATTTTTGGAAATGTTTGTATCTGAGACTATAGAAGAGTGTCTGGACGATTACAATAAAAATTGATGGGATGCTTTAGTTGTTTATTATGTTTTTGAAAAATTAACATTTTGCTGACTCTTGCCAGGATTGCAGTGAAAATCTGAATTCACATGCTTTCTCCCCATTGGCGGCGGCAGGAATCTCGTGTTAAGGTTAGTTCCATCAGAAGCATCAACACGAAAGTATGGGGATTGCTCCCCGATTGAGGAAGGAATGGATCTGTTTCACCTTGCTGAACTTGCGATCTTTGCACCCTTATTAGGCTTTTTAATAGCTGGGTTTGGGAGTATGAATACCCGAGGCATTTTACAGGATGGTGGCCAGTTTGGCGACCGGTTTGCCTTTACGGTAACTTGTGCTTTTATGGGGGTATGCTGCCTTGCATCGGTGTTTTTGTTTTATAAAGTCGGCCTTGATCATCAAGAGGCATCAACCTTGTTGATTCCCTGGATTGAGGTTGGAACATTTCAGGCACATTGGGGGATAAAACTCGATGCTTTAAGTGTTACCATGATGATGATTGTTTCCATCGTCTCTTTCCTCGTCCATGTCTATTCCATTGGCTATATGAGTCACGACCACTCGATCCCTCGATTTATGGCTTATTTAAGTTTCTTTACTTTCGCAATGCTTTCCTTAGTAACGGCACCCAATTTGCTTCAACTTTTCTTTGGGTGGGAAGGGGTGGGGCTCGCCTCCTATCTTCTCATCGGCTTTTGGTATGAAAAACCGTCAGCCAATGCGGCAGCGATGAAAGCTTTCATCGTGAATCGAGTCGGGGATATGGGCTTGGCGCTTGGGATTTGTGCCATATTTATGGTATTTCATACCGTTGATTATGATGTTTTGTTTCAAAGTCTTTCGGTCTATTCAAACAGTTCAGCAGACCGACCGGTCCTCTCTTATCTTGGACGTGAGGTTGACGTTCTCAATTTTGTTGGCATCTTATTGTTTATAGGCGCTATGGGAAAGTCGGCTCAGCTCGGGCTACATACATGGTTACCAGATGCCATGGAAGGCCCAACACCCGTTTCGGCATTGATCCACGCTGCAACCATGGTAACCGCAGGTGTATTTTTGGTCGTGAGAATGTCTCCCTTATTTGAATTAGCGCCTTATGCAAGAAATATGATCTGCATCGTGGGTGCTGTAACGGCCCTATTTTCGGCTTTAATTGCAGTGACGCAAAACGATATCAAACGAATCATTGCGTATTCAACTTGCAGTCAACTTGGGTATATGTTTTTTGCAGCAGGTGTTTCGGCGTATGGGGCGGCTATGTTCCATTTATTTACCCATGCATTTTTTAAAGCATTGCTGTTCTTAGGCGCAGGGGCGGTGATCCATGCCATGTCTGATGAACAGGATATACGTCGCATGGGGGGAATTCGAGCGATGATTCCTATAACCTATACCATGATGTGGGTAGGCAGTTTGGCTTTGGCAGGGGTTCCTTTCTTTGCGGGTTATTATTCAAAGGATGCTATTTTGGAAGCGGCTTATCTTCAAGGGAGTGCGATCGGTTATTTTTCATTTGGTGTTGGTTTAGTTGTTGCAATTCTCACGGCCTTCTATTCTTGGCGCCTCCTTCTGTTGACTTTTCACGGAACTCCGCGGGCGGATGATCGGGTGATGGCACATGTCCATGAAGCTCCCATATCCATGAAAATTCCTTTATATTTATTAGCCCTTGGTGCCATTTTATCCGGTTATTTTGGGCAAAACTTGTTTTTGAATTCGGCGTTCTGGGGAAAATCCATCGCCTTTGTTGCCGCTCAACCTCATGATCCTATCCCTTACGGGGTCTTTTTCCTTCCTCTCTTGTGTGCGATTTTGGGTATTTCTTTAGCTTATCGGTTCTATTATTCAGATCAGGATCTTCCTAATCGACTGGCTGCGAGATGGCAACGCCTGTATTCCTTTTCTCTCAACAAGGGCTTCGTGGATGAACTGTACGACTGGCTTTTTGTATCTCGAGCATTGTCGGTGGGGCAATTGTTCTGGAAGAAAGGGGATGGTGTCGTGATAGATGGTTTTGGTCCAGATGGTGTAACGAAGGTATCTCTTGGGGTTGCGAATCTTGCTGGCCGGCTTCAAACCGGTTATGTATATCATTACGCCTTTGCGATGTTAGCGGGTCTTGTGGCTCTCACGACATGGCTTATCGTTGCAAAAGGATTTTAACCGATGTCTGATTTGCCTCTCTTATCTGTAATAACTTTTCTCCCTTTGGTCGGTAGTTTCTTTATATTGGTGATGAAAGGGGAGGAGGCGACCATCGCGAGTAATGCGCGCAATGTGGCTTTATGGATCTCCTTTTTGACTTTTGCACTCTCTCTTGTCCTTTGGTTTAACTTTGAGGTTGACCATCTCTCCTATCAATTTGTTGAAAATACGCGTTGGGTTAGGGACTTGGGCATCCGCTATCATTTAGGGATTGATGGAATTTCCCTATTCTTTATCCTGCTCACCACATTTTTAACGCCCTTATGCATCTTGTCGAGCTGGGAGTCTGTTCAGGTTCGCGTTCGAGAATATATGATGGCTTTTTTGTTATTAGAAACCTTTTTGATCGGGATGTTTAGCGCTCTCGACCTGATATTATTCTATGTGTTTTTTGAAGGCGTTTTAATCCCTATGTTCCTCATCATTGGCATTTGGGGAGGAGAGCGTCGGATTTACTCTTGTTTCAAGTTTTTCCTTTATACCTTTTTGGGATCCATCTTGATGCTGGTTGCGATTCTTTCCATTTACTTCATAACGGGAAGCACAGATCTCCCCGTTTTGTTAGATTTCAATTTCCCCTTGTTGACCCAGAAATGGTTGTGGTTGGCGTTTTTTGCATCCTTCGCTGTTAAGGTTCCCATGTGGCCTGTTCATACGTGGCTGCCGGATGCGCATGTGGAGGCACCAACGGCTGGGTCAGTTATTTTGGCGGGGATCCTTCTGAAAATGGGGGCCTATGGATTTTTACGTTTTTCTATTCCCTTATTCCCAGGTGCGACGATATATTTCACACCCATGATGATGACTTTAAGTATCATCGCGATCATCTATGCCTCTCTTGTGGCTTTGGTTCAAACGGATATGAAGAAACTCATTGCCTATTCTTCGGTCGCTCATATGGGGTTTGTCACCCTGGGGATCTTTACCATCACCAACCAAGGAATGAGTGGGGCTGTGATGCAGATGCTGAGCCATGGCATTGTGGCTTCTGCTTTGTTTTTGTGTGTGGGAATTATTTATGATCGCCTTCACACACGGGATATTGAGCGTTATGGTGGGTTGGTTGCGCGCATGCCTTTGTATGCATTGTTTTTCATGATCTTTACTTTTGCTGCTGTTGGGTTGCCGGGCACAAGTGGATTTGTAGGAGAGTTTTTGGTCATCCTTGGCGCTTTCCAGACGAATACGTGGGTAGCAACATTTGCAGTCTCAGGGATGGTTTTGGGGGCAACTTATGCCTTGTGGCTCTATCGCCGGGTGATTTTTGGAAAATTAGTACATGCCGATTTAAAAGCGATTTTGGATCTCAATTTGAGAGAAGCCACGATTTTGGGGTCACTGGCAGGCCTTGTGTTGTGGTTGGGAATTTACCCCCAACCATTTTTGAATATCATTAATCCAGCGGTGAATGAGCTCATAGAAAACCACAAAAACTGGGTGAGGGATGAGACAATCGTTGCCCTTCGTGAGGGAGTGAAAGAGGATGCATCTGACATTCTTGCTGACAGGTCTCAAACCGGGATTGATTCTTTGGGGGTGATCCCAGCAAAGGCCTTTGGAGATTACAAAAATTCAAGATTTTTTCAGCGTCATTGCGAGCCTCCCGTACGACCCGAAGGGGTAGGGGGTGCGCGGCAATCCAACGGCAACAGGAATGAGGTAGAAACAAAGTATTTATTAGATGATGCTGTATATAACTTGTCTTTGGCCCCTGGGTTGCTTTGTCGTTCGCCTTCGCCGAAAGCTGCGGCTTAACGACTCGCAATGACGATGGAAAGGGATGAAGCATCACACTAACTAAAGTTTAGGAAAAACCATGAACCTTGCCTTTGAAACATTAGATCTTAGCCTCATTTTCCCTGAACTGGTCCTTTTGGGATCAGCCTTTATTTTACTGATTATTGGGCTGTTTCGGGGAGAATATGCCTTCCACCGGGTTATGCTCATTTCAAAAATTGCGTTGGCAGCTGTATTCATCATTGTTTGTGCAACACATCCCGCACGTGAAGTTGCTTTTCAAGGCGCATTTGTGAGTGATGCTTTTTCGATATTGATGAAAGCCCTTGTACTTGGTAGTGCTCTCATTGTGTTGATGGTCAGTCGCAAGTCCCTAGCCTCGGAAGATATTGCGCAGTATGAGTATCCAATTTTGGTTTTGCTTGCGGTCTTAGGAATGATGGTGATGATCTCAGCAAATGACTTGATCAGCCTATTCATTGGTCTAGAGTTGCAAAGTTTGAGTCTCTATGTCTTGACAGCCCTGCGCCGCGATAATGTAAAATCTTCAGAAGCGGGTATGAAGTATTTTGTTCTAGGAGCTTTGTCGACGGGCCTTTTGCTTTATGGTTGTTCTTTGATATATGGGTATACAGGAACGACGAATTTTGATGTGATCGCAGACATGCTAAAAGGAATGAAAAGTTTCCCTTTGCCTATGATGTTTGGGTTGGTTTTCTTAATGGCAGGGTTGATATTTAAGATTTCAGCCGTTCCCTTTCATATGTGGACACCTGATGTTTATGAAGGCTCGCCCACATCGATTACTACTTTTCTCGCTTCAGCGCCTAAAGTTGCCGGATTTGCCCTGATCACACGTGTGTTCATCTCCCCTTTTATCAGCATTTTACCTCAATGGCAGATGATGCTTGCGGTTATTGCAATTGCTTCTATGGTTTTGGGGGCCTTTGCTGCCCTTAACCAACGCAATATCAAGCGCCTCTTGGCGTATAGTGCCATTGGAAATATGGGATATGCATTAATTGGCATTGTTGTGGGGACGGAAGAAAGCGTGACAGCGAGCATTCTCTATATTTTCTTGTACTTGATTATGATTGTGGGTGTTTTTGCATGCCTTCTCAATATTACGCGTCGCAGTCAAGAAACGGATACCATTGAAGATTTGAAAGGTCTGGTCCGTTTCTACCCAGGGACGGCGTTCATCTTAAGCTTTTTGCTTTTTTCTATGGCAGGCATTCCGCCCCTGGCTGGGTTTTTAGGGAAGCTGTATATTTTTAAGGCAGCCGTGGCTGCCAACTTCTATATCCTCGCCATCATCGGTGTTTTGACCAGTGTGGTGGCGGCAGCTTATTATCTTTGGATTGTGAAAGCGATTATGATGGATGACCCGGACCTAGATCGATGGGCAGAACATTATCGCAGTTATAGAAGGGAGCCAGCCATGACCTTCGTATTGTTGGGAACTGTTGCGGGTCTCATTTGGGTATTTATCGTTCCAAGTCCTATCATAAAGTTAGCCAATGATGCAGCTGCATCCTTGTTTGATTTTTAGGGACTCACTGTTGCAAGAATTCATCCTCTATGATTACTCAGTTATTGGAAGCACCAATGATGAAGCCAAATCCCTTTTGAGCCAAGGGGCTAGCGAAGGAACTGTTGTTCGGGCAGAATCTCAAACAGCGGGTCGTGGGCGTCGGGGTAGAAAATGGGTCTCTGAGCCTGGTAATTTATATTTTTCAGTAATTTTGTGTCCAAAGTGCCTATTAACAACAGCAAGTCAGCTTTCCTTTGTGATTGCCTTAGCTGTGGGCAAGGCAATTTTACCTTATCTGACCAATCCTGAAATATTAGCCTACAAATGGCCCAATGATTTGCTTCTTCAAAAAGAAAAAGTCGCTGGGATTTTAATTGAAACAGAGTCGGCAGGCGGACAACTGGCCGAAGCATGTGTGATTGGTATAGGGCTAAATCTTATCTCGATCCCTGAACATCCGGCTTACCGTGTAACAGCTTTAAAAAATCATACCAAAACAAACTTAAGTCGGGATATTTTGTTTTCTCAGCTCCTTGATCAAATCAAAAGTGTCTATCAGATTTGGCAGCGTGATGGCTTTACCCCCATTCGTGAAGCTTGGATGGAACGTGCCTATGGCCTTGGGGAAAACTTGACCGTAAACCTTGGAAAAAATGACATCTGTGGCGAGTTCCTTGGGCTGAGCGATGAGGGGGCGTTCTTGCTGAA
This Alphaproteobacteria bacterium DNA region includes the following protein-coding sequences:
- a CDS encoding NADH-quinone oxidoreductase subunit M, with the translated sequence MSDLPLLSVITFLPLVGSFFILVMKGEEATIASNARNVALWISFLTFALSLVLWFNFEVDHLSYQFVENTRWVRDLGIRYHLGIDGISLFFILLTTFLTPLCILSSWESVQVRVREYMMAFLLLETFLIGMFSALDLILFYVFFEGVLIPMFLIIGIWGGERRIYSCFKFFLYTFLGSILMLVAILSIYFITGSTDLPVLLDFNFPLLTQKWLWLAFFASFAVKVPMWPVHTWLPDAHVEAPTAGSVILAGILLKMGAYGFLRFSIPLFPGATIYFTPMMMTLSIIAIIYASLVALVQTDMKKLIAYSSVAHMGFVTLGIFTITNQGMSGAVMQMLSHGIVASALFLCVGIIYDRLHTRDIERYGGLVARMPLYALFFMIFTFAAVGLPGTSGFVGEFLVILGAFQTNTWVATFAVSGMVLGATYALWLYRRVIFGKLVHADLKAILDLNLREATILGSLAGLVLWLGIYPQPFLNIINPAVNELIENHKNWVRDETIVALREGVKEDASDILADRSQTGIDSLGVIPAKAFGDYKNSRFFQRHCEPPVRPEGVGGARQSNGNRNEVETKYLLDDAVYNLSLAPGLLCRSPSPKAAA
- the nuoN gene encoding NADH-quinone oxidoreductase subunit NuoN, whose amino-acid sequence is MNLAFETLDLSLIFPELVLLGSAFILLIIGLFRGEYAFHRVMLISKIALAAVFIIVCATHPAREVAFQGAFVSDAFSILMKALVLGSALIVLMVSRKSLASEDIAQYEYPILVLLAVLGMMVMISANDLISLFIGLELQSLSLYVLTALRRDNVKSSEAGMKYFVLGALSTGLLLYGCSLIYGYTGTTNFDVIADMLKGMKSFPLPMMFGLVFLMAGLIFKISAVPFHMWTPDVYEGSPTSITTFLASAPKVAGFALITRVFISPFISILPQWQMMLAVIAIASMVLGAFAALNQRNIKRLLAYSAIGNMGYALIGIVVGTEESVTASILYIFLYLIMIVGVFACLLNITRRSQETDTIEDLKGLVRFYPGTAFILSFLLFSMAGIPPLAGFLGKLYIFKAAVAANFYILAIIGVLTSVVAAAYYLWIVKAIMMDDPDLDRWAEHYRSYRREPAMTFVLLGTVAGLIWVFIVPSPIIKLANDAAASLFDF
- the nuoL gene encoding NADH-quinone oxidoreductase subunit L; translated protein: MDLFHLAELAIFAPLLGFLIAGFGSMNTRGILQDGGQFGDRFAFTVTCAFMGVCCLASVFLFYKVGLDHQEASTLLIPWIEVGTFQAHWGIKLDALSVTMMMIVSIVSFLVHVYSIGYMSHDHSIPRFMAYLSFFTFAMLSLVTAPNLLQLFFGWEGVGLASYLLIGFWYEKPSANAAAMKAFIVNRVGDMGLALGICAIFMVFHTVDYDVLFQSLSVYSNSSADRPVLSYLGREVDVLNFVGILLFIGAMGKSAQLGLHTWLPDAMEGPTPVSALIHAATMVTAGVFLVVRMSPLFELAPYARNMICIVGAVTALFSALIAVTQNDIKRIIAYSTCSQLGYMFFAAGVSAYGAAMFHLFTHAFFKALLFLGAGAVIHAMSDEQDIRRMGGIRAMIPITYTMMWVGSLALAGVPFFAGYYSKDAILEAAYLQGSAIGYFSFGVGLVVAILTAFYSWRLLLLTFHGTPRADDRVMAHVHEAPISMKIPLYLLALGAILSGYFGQNLFLNSAFWGKSIAFVAAQPHDPIPYGVFFLPLLCAILGISLAYRFYYSDQDLPNRLAARWQRLYSFSLNKGFVDELYDWLFVSRALSVGQLFWKKGDGVVIDGFGPDGVTKVSLGVANLAGRLQTGYVYHYAFAMLAGLVALTTWLIVAKGF
- a CDS encoding biotin--[acetyl-CoA-carboxylase] ligase, translated to MQEFILYDYSVIGSTNDEAKSLLSQGASEGTVVRAESQTAGRGRRGRKWVSEPGNLYFSVILCPKCLLTTASQLSFVIALAVGKAILPYLTNPEILAYKWPNDLLLQKEKVAGILIETESAGGQLAEACVIGIGLNLISIPEHPAYRVTALKNHTKTNLSRDILFSQLLDQIKSVYQIWQRDGFTPIREAWMERAYGLGENLTVNLGKNDICGEFLGLSDEGAFLLKDNNGVVHCLVSVEI
- a CDS encoding phospholipid methyltransferase; the protein is MLYTAQAKRDENLLFFRRLLKNPKALGALAPSSLALSNFICRHVEATPDSYVVEIGAGTGRFTRSLLNNGINPAQLFVVEMDAELCEYLSLHFSQVTVINGDASKLLEILPPHIIGKVSTVISGIPLVNLSATLQAGIADACFAVLAEGGRMLQFTYGPISPLSSRKLGLHKKRLGHVLWNFPPAVIWAYKRGGVDEKKPQIFKRRLRYFRRKMGLKAKPS